The genomic window GAGGCGGTTCTTCGAAGCGCTGAAGGACGGCGATGTGGGCGGGCTGCAGGATCTGCTGGCCTCCGATGTGCAGCTGGTCGGGGACGGCGGCGGCAAAGCTCCGCAGCTGGCCAGGGCGCTCATGGGCGCGGAGAACGTGGCCCGGGTGCTGGGTACGGTCTTCCCCTGGCTGATCCGGATCGACGTGACGTTCGAACCGCACGAGGTCAACGGCCAGCCCGGCGCGATCTTCCGCGACCGGGACGGCAAGGTGCTCCACATCCTGGCCCTCGAGGTACGCGACGGGCAGATTCAGACCATCCGTTCCGTGATCAACCCCGACAAGCTCGGCCACCTCGGGCCGGTCGCCGACGCCTGGGCCATCGACCGCGAGGTGAAGCAGGCCCGCCGGAGCAGACGAACCGGCCTCGGCAATGACTCACCGACGGCCGGCGTCGATCCTCTCCAGAGCGGCTCGTCCTGACCGGCTGAGCCCGGTTGGGACTACGGGCAGATCCAGCAGTACAAACGCTGTCCACGGGGCCGCTCGCTCTGCGAGGCCGGCCGGCCGGCGGAGAAAGTCAGCCACCACACGAGCCGAGCCACCGACGACGCTCGGTCGGACAACCACCGGCGGCTGATAATGCGTTGTCCCTCTCAGCGGGCTGCGAGAACATCCGGCACATGGAAGAGCCTGCCGAAAGCCTCCGTTGCGACCGGATCGAACTCCGCCGGTGGCGCATGACCGACCTCGACGGCCTGGAACGAACGATCCACGAGTCCCTGGATCACCTGGTGCCGTGGATGCCCTGGGCAGCCGACCCGAGCAGGCAGCACATCTCCGACTTCCTCGCCCGGAACCTCGACGAGTGGCGGACCGGACAGGCCTTCGGCTACGCGATCACCTCGGATGCCTCGCTGATCGGGAGCTGCAGCCTCATGCGCCGCATCGGCCCGGGCGGCCTCGAGATCGGCTACTGGCTCCACCCCCGCTGGACCGGACGCGGTCTCGCCACGACGGCCGCCGCGGCACTGATCCACCAGGGCTTCCACCTCACGGGCATCGACCGCATCGAGATCCATCACGACGCCGCCAACTCCGCCAGCGCGGGCGTCGCCCGCCGCCTCGGATTCACCGAGGTCGAACGCAAACCCCTGCCCGAAGGACCCCTCGCCCCCGCCGAAACAGGCGTCAACGTCATCTGGCGGATGACAGCAGCCCAATGGCGGGCAAGGACGGCGATCCAGCATGCGCAGCAAGCGGACTGACCACAGGTCATGCGGATGACTCCCGCCGGCGGCCACGGTGAGGCCGACGACCGCAAGGACGCGACCTCCAGGAGCCGGCCGGCCCAGGGCCGTACCCGGGTGCCGGCGCTTCGCCCCACGGTCACACCGACGTCGCCCGCCGCTGCCACGCTGCCCACATGGACGCCACCGAACTCGCCCGACAGCTGCTGGACCCCATCCCCGCGCATCGAACCGCCCGCATCGAAGTCGTGCGCGCGGTGGACGGTGCGGCCCAAGTCGCCCTGGAAACGCCGCCGGAGCTGACGAACGTCATCGGCTCGCTGCACTCCAGCGGGCTGATCACACTCGTCGACGCGGCAGGGCTGGCCGCGATCATCGCTGCCGCAGAACATCCGGACCAGTTCGACGGGGTGGTGCCACTCGGGGCGGCCGCCTCACTCCGGTTCACCGCACCCGCACGGGGACGGCTCCTCGCCTCGTGCCGGCTGAGTCACACCGCTCGTGCGGCACTGCGCTCCGTACTGGCGGGCGAGGAGAACCGCACCACCTTCACCACCCACGCCGAGATCACGGACGCCGAGGGCACAGTGGTGTGCTCAGGCCACTTCGACTGGAGCGTGCGCCGGCCTGCGTAAGGCCGCCGGCCGCCGGCCGCCGAGGAAGGCGACGGGCCCGGCCGGGATCGTGCCCTCAGCCCTCCGAGGCCCCGTCCGACGGGCGCAGATTCTGCTGAAGGTCACCCGCGCCCGTGATGATCGTGGTGTAGAGCCCGGAACAGGTCATGAACAGCTGGGTGGTGGCCGCATCGAGAGTGGTCTCGGGCACGGTGGCGCACAGTTTGCCGAAGTACTCGTCGTAGTTCTTGTCGATGGCGGCGGCTCCGTCCAGCGCCGCCTGGTACCGCTCCTTGTCCGCACGGGCCGCCACGTCCTCGCGAAGCTGCTCCGTGACCGCGTGGATCGCCGCCGCATGCGTCTCGCAGGCGCTTCCCACGCCACCCCGGCAGCCCTCGGGCTTCGCGGCCACGGCATCGCTGATCCGGCCGTGCCACTTCTCTTCCAACTCCAGCGCGTCACCGGCCTGATCGCCGCCGGCACCACCACACCCGGCCACCGTCACCGCAACCGCGCACACCAACAGCAGCGACATCACCGGCCGCAGCCCCGCACCAGCCCTCATCCGCGCCCCCAGACGTCCGTCCCCACCCCCACCCGGACCGGGCAGAGCGCCGAGAGCATAGCTCAACCACACGACTCCCGGCGGAACTTGAGCCCCGACGCAGGTGGCTGCACCCGGCGTGCGCTCGGCCTCATCCCTGGGAGGAGGACACCCTCATGACGTACGGCTCCACGGCATCGATGACGCCCGAGGCCGGTTCCCGCGAAGCCGTCGGCTCCATGCTCCTGAGCGCTGTTGACGGCCGCCGTGGGGCACGGGGGCGACATCTGCAGAGCCTGGCCACCACGACGTGGCGATCCGGGCCACCGAGGTCCGGCCGACCGCTGCTGTTCCGCCTCGGCGCGCCGTTCGGAAGCGACCGACCGTGACCAGGCGCTGGGTGGGATGCCAGGTCACGGACGCTGCAAGCACTCCACTGGTGCTCCCATCCCCGCGGGATCATCCTGGTCAGTAGAGCCTGGCCGTGCAGGTTTCCGTGGGGGCGGGGAGGGCCCAGACAAGGACCGGCGAGGGCGAGATGAGCGGCGATGGAGCGACTTCCCACCCCACCTGGTGAGCGGCCGGACGAGGCGGACGCCGCGGTCGATGCGGCGTACACGGCCACGGCCACCGTCAGTGAGCAGGGCATGGTGACAGGGTGGAGCGAGGGGGCCCAGCGGCTGCTCGGGTATGAGTCGTCGCAGGTCGTCGGGGGGCCGGCCGGGCGGCTGCTTGCCGATGACGGCGGCGGGGGCGCGTGGGGGAGGCGGCGGAGCGGGAGCGCTGGAGCGGGTGGGTGGTGCTGAGGCACCAGGACGGTCGGCGGCTTCGGCTCGCGGTGCTCGCGCATCGGGTGGCGGCAGGCGGTCGGGGCGTGGAGTGGCTCGTGGTGAGTGCCGTGGGGGGCGGGCCCGGGGCGCCCGGTGGTGAGGGATGGGGGGATCAGGCGTTCGCCCAGGCCCCTTGCCCCTTCGCGGTCTTCGACGGCGATCTGCGGCTGGTGCGGGCCAACGCCGGGATGGAGCGGGCGCTGTCGTTCACGGAGGGCGAGATGCGGGGGCTGCGGCTTCCGGAGATCGCGCCTGCTGCCGCGAGCGAGGAGGCGGAGGAGACGATGCGGCTGGCGTTCGAGACCGGGGAGCCGCAGCAGGTGGAGAGCTCCTTCCCGGCCGCGGGCAGCGGCCCGCAGGGCGGCTGGTCGGCTTCGTTGGCGCCGTTGACGGGTCCGGGCGGGCGGGTGCGTGCCGTGTGCCTGGCCGTGCATCAACGGGCTGATGAGCACCTCGTGCGGCGGCGGATGCTGCTGCTGAACGACGCCGGTGCCCGGATCGGCACCTCGCTGGACATCGTGCACACGGCGCAGGAGCTGGCCGACATCGCCGTACCCCGCCTCGCCGACCACGTTGTCGTCGATCTGTGCGACCTTCCCCAGCACGCCGACGAGCCGACCGCAGGCCCGTCGGAGCGGCCGCTCGCCATGCACCGGACCGCGGTGCGCTCGGTCCTCGACGGGAGCTCCGGGCCGCTGCTCGCGGTGGGGGAAACGGCGGCGTACCCGGAGTTTTCTCCGGTGGCCGAGTGTCTGGAGCAGGAGCGTGGCGCCCGGTACGGGGCGACGGACACAGCTTTCGCCCGGTGGGCCGCGGGGGATCCGAGTGCCGCCTGGATCCGCGAGACCGGTACGCACACGGTGATGGTGGTGCCGATGCGTACCCGCGGGATCACGCTCGGCGTGGCGCTTTTCGGGCGCAGCCGGCGTGCGGAGCCCTTCGAGGTGGACGACCTGTGGCTGGCCGAGGAGCTGACGGCCAGGGCGGCTGCCGGCATTCACAATGCGCGCCGGTACACCCGTGAGCGCACCACCACCATGACGCTGCAGCGCAGTCTGCTTCCGCACTCGCTGCCCGACCAGGCCGCGCTCGAGGTCGCCTCGCGCTATCTGCCGGCGGGGAGCAGGGCGGGGGTGGGGGGCGACTGGTTCGACGTGATCCCACTGTCCGGTGCGCGGGTGGCTCTCGTCGTGGGCGATGTCGTGGGGCACGGGATCCGCGCGTCCGCCACGATGGGCCAGCTGCGCACGGCGGTGCGCACCCTCGCCGACGTGGATCTGCCGCCGGACGAGCTCCTCACCCACCTCGACGACCTGGTCATCCGCCTCTCCGCGGACGAGAGCGGGGCGGAGGGTGTCGGGGGGATCGGCACCACGTGTCTGTACGCGGTCTACGATCCGGTCTCACGGCGCTGCACCCTTGCCCGGGCCGGTCATCCGCCGCCCGCCGTGGTCACGCCGGACGCCGCCGTCTATCTCCTCGACGTGCCGCCGGGTCCACCGCTGGGTCTGGGCGGTCTGCCGTTCGAGACGATCGAGACGGAGCTGCCCGAGGACAGCTTGATCGTGCTCTACACGGACGGTCTGCTGGAGGCCCGCGAGGGTGACATCGACGAGGCCCTCGACAAGATGTTCACCGCGCTCGCCCATCCCGCCTCGGCGCTGGACACGATCTGCGACCGGGTCCTGGCCGCTCTGCTGACCCATCGGCCCGATGACGACATCGCCCTGCTCATCGCCCGCACCCGGGTGCTGGACAGCGACCGGGTCGCCGCATGGGACCTGGCCTCGGATCCCGCGATCGTCTCCGAGGCCCGACGGCACGCCACCGGGCAGCTGGCGGCCTGGGGGCTGACCGACGCGGCGTTCATCACCGAGCTCATCGTCAGCGAGCTCGTCACCAACGCGATCCGCTACGGTCGGCCGCCCATCCAGATGCGGATGATCCACGAGAACAGCACGCTGATCTGCGAGGTCTCCGACTCCAGCAGCACGACGCCGCACATGCGGCGCGCCCGGACCTTCGACGAGGGAGGGCGCGGTCTGCTCCTCGTCGCCCAGCTCGCCCAGCGCTGGGGCACCCGGCACGCTCCCACGGGGAAGACGATCTGGGCCGAGCAGTCCTTGACCGGGGCCTGAGATCCGCCCCACCCCTGGCGGGCCTTGCTGCCCGTCGCGTCGCCGCCGTACGCCGAACTCCCTTTGCCGCCCTCGCCCTTGAGGGCGATTGAAGGTGTGCTGAGCACCCAGAGGGCGGCGAGCGAGATGTCCGCATATCCCTGTACACAGGGATCCATTTCGGACATTTAAAGCAAACGTTCCTAATCGTTGAATTCACGGAAAAACGATTCGGGGCAATTCATCACACCTGTGTCAGCAATCACAGGAACCACATCTTGTCGCCGCCCCTCTTCGTAAGGATGCTGAAATCCCAGGCGGAATCACCCATTCCTAAATGAACCGCTTGCACCGGATCACGCACCGAAAAATCATGTGAAAGGGCGGCATCATGCGGCTTCCCGTACTCCCCCGACGAGCGGCGTCCAAGGCCGTCCGCTACCTCGCCGGCTCGACCGCCGCGGCCGCCGTCGCGCTCGCCACCAGCGCCGTTGTCGCCCCGACCCCAGCGGCTGCGGCCCCCGTGAGCTCCCAGCGCCTCGACGTCTGGATCAACCACGCGCTACTCATCATGAAGAACGAGGGAATTCCGGGTTCGTACGAGGGAATTCGCCGTAATCTGATGCGCGAGTCCAGCGGCGATCCCTTTGCCATCAACCTCTGGGATTCCAACGCAAAGGCAGGAATACCCTCCAAAGGCCTCATGCAGGTGATCGACCCTACATTTCGGACATACCACGTTGATGGCACATCGTGGGACATCTACGATCCGATCGCCAACATCGCCGCCGCCTGCAACTACGCGGCCCAGCGCTACGGCTCCATCGACAACGTCAACGGCCCCTACTGACCGCGTGCCCTCCTGGTCGCGTCGAGTCCCTACTGATCGCGCCCCCTCCTGACCCCGGCCCCGGGCCCGCCCCGGGGCCCCGTCATGCGGGTCACCGACCCCTTCACTGGTAGGGCCGGGCATCCAGTGGGACGCTGGAGAGTGGGTGGGGGCCGGGCCGAGGAGACTCGGGAGGGCCGATGGGGCGTGACGTCCCGGCGCTGGTGTTCACCCGTGAGGACCGCCGCCGGTACCGCAACAAGATGCAGCAGTGCCTCGACGCGTTCGCGCTGATGCTGCGCGACGAGCGGTTCGAGTCGGGGCGGCCCCAGGTGGGGCTGGAGATCGAGCTGAACCTGGTCGACGGTGCCGCGGAACCGACCATGCGGAACACCGACGTCCTCGAGGCGATCGCGGATCCGGCCTGGTCGAGCGAGCTCGGCCGGTTCAACCTGGAGATCAACGTCCCGCCGCGGCAGCTCACGGCCGGCGGTCCCGACTCGTGGGAGAAGGAGATCAGGGACGCGCTCAACCACGCGGAGATGCGGGCCTCCGATGTGGGGGCGCACCTGGTCATGGTCGGGATCCTGCCGACCCTGCGGCAGCGGGACGTGGGCGAGGCGGCCCTGTCGGAGAATCCCCGGTACCACCTCCTCAACGAGCAGGTGTTCGCCGCCAGGGGCGAGGATCTGCGGATCTCGGTGGACGGCGTCGACCGGCTGCGTACGTACGCGGACACGATCACGCCCGAGGCGGCGTGCACGAGTACGCAGTTCCATCTGCAGGTCTCGCCGGACGAGTTCGCGCCGTACTGGAACGCGGCGCAGGCGATCGCCGGGGTGCAGGTGGCGCTCGCGGCGAATTCGCCGTTCCTGTTCGGCAAGGAGCTGTGGTGCGAGACCCGTATCCCCCTGTTCGAGCAGGCCACCGACACACGGCCGCAGGAGATCAAGGTGCAGGGGGTACGGCCGCGGGTGTGGTTCGGGGAGCGGTGGATCACCAGTGTCTTCGACCTCTTCGAGGAGAACGTGCGCTACTTCCCCGCGCTGCTGCCGCTGTGCGAGGACGAGGAACCGCTGGAGACACTGGACGGCGGCGACATCCCCGAGCTGGGTGAACTGACGCTGCACAACGGCACGATCTACCGGTGGAACCGGCCCGTCTACGCCGTCTCCCGTGACCGGCCGCATCTGCGGGTGGAGAACCGGGTGCTGCCCGCCGGCCCGACGGTGGCGGACGTGCTGGCGAACGGTGCGTTCTACTACGGGCTGACACGGGCCCTGGTCGAGGAGGAGCGGCCGGTGTGGTCGCGGATGTCGTTCTCGGCCGCCGAGGACAATCTGCACACGGCGGCGCGGCACGGGATCGACGCGCGCCTGTACTGGCCGGGGATGGGCGAGGTGCCGGTGGCGGAGCTGGTGCTGCGGCGGCTGCTGCCGCTGGCGCACCGGGGCCTCGAACTCTCCGGCATGGACGCGGCCTGGCGTGAGCCGCTGCTGGGCATCATCGAGCAGCGGTGCGTCACCGGGCGCAACGGGGCAGTGTGGCAGTCGGAGATGTTCCACCGCATCGCCGACACCAGCCATGTCAACCACCATGAGGCGCTGCGGCTGATGACGCGGCAGTACATCGACTTCATGCATCTCAACGCCCCCGCGCACACCTGGCCCGTCGACTGACCTGGCAAGGCGTGCGCCGTGGGGCGGGAGAGAGGGGCGCCCGAACCGGACAACCCGGGAAGTGCCCCGCCCTCCCCCGTGCGGTGGCATACGATCATGGCCTGGCGGTCGCCCCACGCTCCGCCGCCCAGCGCCCTTGGAGGTCGACCATGTCCAGGACTGCCGGTGGCCGTCGCGCCTGTCGCGCCCGTACGTTCGTCACGGCCGGCGCGGCCGTGGCAGGGCTGCTGGTCGCCGCCGGGTGTTCGTCGGGCGGGGACGGGCCGGGAGAGGCCGCGGGCGGGGTGCCCGTGGTGGAGAAGGGGAAGCTCACCACCTGCACGCATCTGCCGTATCCGCCGTTCCAGTTCGAACAGGGCGGCAAGGTCGTCGGGTTCGATGTGGCCCTGATCGATCTGGTGGCGAAGAACCTCAAGGTCGAGCAGAAGATCCTCGACACGCCTTTCGAGAACTTCAAGACCGGTGCGTTCCTGAACTCCGGCGAGTGCGACCTGGCCGCCGCCGGCATGACGATCACCGACGAGCGCAAGAAGAACGTCGACTTCTCCGTCCCCTACTTCGACGCCACGCAGGCGCTGCTCGCGACGAAGAAGAGCGGCGTGCGCACGCTCGCCGATGTGAAGGCGAAGAACGCGAAGCTCGGCGCGCAGGCGGAGACGACCGGCGAGAGCTACGCCACGTCGCAGGGCTTCGACCCGGTGGCGTTCGAGAGCTCCGACGCCGTGCTGAACGGGCTGCGCACCGGGCAGGTCGACGCCGTGGTGATCGACTATCCGGTGGTCCAGGGCTGGCTGAAGGACAAGGCCAACGCGGACGCGTTCGCCCTCGGCGAGAACATCGAGACGGGTGAGCAGTACGGGTTCTCGGTGAAGAAGGGGAACACGAAGCTGCTGGCCGCGATCGACAAGGCGATCAAGGACGCGAAGGCCGACGGAACGTACAACAAGCTGTACAAGCAGTGGATCGGACCGCTGCCCCAGGGACAGTCGTGACCTCTCGGCTCACCAGGCGGCAGCGTCGCCGCGTCTCGCAGGGTGTGCAGTACGCCGTTTTCGTCGCGGCGGTGGTCGCGGTCGCCGTGCTGGCGGACTGGGACCGGTTGCAGAACCAGTTCGCGCAGAAGGACCTCGCGAGTCAGCTCTTCCCCGACATCATCACGATCGCCCTGCGCAACACGGTGATCTACACCCTCTCCGGGTTCCTCTTCGGCCTGGTCCTCGGGATGATCGTGGCCCTGATGCGGCTGTCGTCGGTCGCGCCGTACCGGTGGGTCGCGAGCGTCTACATCGAGCTCTTCCGGGGTCTGCCCGCCCTGCTGATCTTCATTTTCGTGGGCGTGGCGGTGCCGCTGGCGTTCCCGGGCGTGGAGATTCCCGGCGGGGTGTACGGGAAGGTCGCCCTCGGCCTCGGGCTGGTCGCCGCCGCGTACATGGCGGAGACGATCAGGGCCGGCATCCAGGCCGTGCCGAAGGGGCAGATGGAGGCGGCGCGCTCGCTGGGGTTCTCGCATGCCCGCGCGATGGTGTCGGTGATCATTCCGCAGGCGTTCCGGATCGTGATCCCGCCGCTGACGAACGAGCTGGTGCTGCTCTTCAAGGACTCGTCGCTGGTGCTGTTCCTCGGGGTGACGCTGGACGAGCGGGAGCTGACCAAGTTCGGCCGGGACCTGGCGAGTCAGACCGCGAACTCGACGCCGATCCTGGTCGCCGGGTTGTGCTACCTGCTGGTGACGATTCCGCTGAGTTTCGTCGTCCGCAGGCTGGAAGCCCGTACCGCGAAGGCCAAGTGAGGACCGGATGGCGCAGAACGAGATCGAGATCCGGGGGCTGCACAAGTCGTTCGGCGACAACGAGGTGCTGCGGGGCATCGACCTGGACGTCGCGCGCGGCGAGGTGGTGTGTGTCATCGGGCCCTCGGGCTCGGGCAAGTCGACGCTGCTGCGCTGTGTGAACCTGCTGGAGGAGCCGACGGCCGGGCGGGTGTTCGTCGGGGGTACGGAGGTCACCGATCTCGACGTCGACATCGACGCGGTGCGGCGCCGGATCGGCATGGTCTTCCAGCAGTTCAACCTGTTCCCGCATGTGACGGTGGCCGAGAACCTCACGCTGCCGCAGCGGCGGGTCCTGAAGCGGGACAAGGCGCGGGCGGCCGCGGTGGCGCGGGAGAACCTGGCGCGGGTGGGGCTGGTGGACAAGGCCGACGCGTACCCCGCGCAGTTGTCGGGCGGGCAGCAGCAGCGGGTCGCGATCGCGCGGGCGCTGGCGATGGGCCCGGAGGTGATGCTCTTCGACGAGCCGACGTCGGCGCTCGACCCGGAGCTCGTCGGGGAGGTCCTGGCGGTCATGCGGGTGCTCGCGGCGGAGGGCATGACGATGATGGTCGTCACGCATGAGATGAGCTTCGCCCGTGAGGTCGCCGACCGGGTGGTGTTCATGGACGGCGGAGTGGTCGTCGAACAGGGGCCTGCCGAGCAGGTGGTGGGGGATCCGCAGCACGAGCGGACGCGGAACTTCCTGACGCGGATCCTCGACCCGGCGGCCGCGGAGGAACCGGGCACCGGCGACAAGGGCGAGGGCGGTCCGGTCAAGCAGTGAGCGGGGCCGCGGCCGCTCGGCGTCCGCCGAGTGCAGCGGCCCCGCCCAGGGCCGTGTCTGACAAATAGCGCCGTCCGCCCGCAGGGCGGGGCGCGCGGCGCCCGGTGCGTGCCATCGCAAGGCGGAGGATCATCCGCGTACCGGACGTACTCGGATGACGCCGACAACGCAGCGAGGGGGCACCTCCCGTGCCCGAAGGGCTACGGGGGTGGGGGCACCTCCCAGGCGCAAGCTCTGGGGGAGTGCCAGGCGTCGCGCGCCAGGCGGAATGTGTCAGACACGGCCCAGGGCCGTGAGCGTGACGCTCACTCGGTGAAGAAGGACTCCAGCCGGGTGCGCCAGGCCCGCGCCGTGCCGTCCGCGTCGGCGCCGGGGGCGAAGTCGTGGACGCTGACGCCGACCGGGGCGCCGAAGTGGTTGCGGCCGAAGATGCGGTGCATCGCGCTGTCCGTCCGCAGGCCGATGAAGTACGGGTTGCGGTAGTCGACGACCGCTTCCACGAGTCCGGTGCCGGGCAGGTCGAGTCGTACGGTCGTGCCCTCCGCGGCACCGTCGGGCAGGCCGAGCCCGCGGCTCACCGTCTCCAGCGCGTCGGGGGCCGTGGAGGCGGCGGGGGCGTCCAGGGAGGCGTACACGACGGGGCGGCCGGCGAAGTGGGTGAGGTACTGCCGCAGGGTGTGCAGGTAGAAGTCGGTGTGCTTGTTCGCGCCGTCGTACTGGTTGTCCCAGTCCTCGACGAGGATCCCGCTGTGCACGTAGCGGACCCGGCAGCCGCCGCCCTCCCGGGGCTCGATGACGTGGTCGAGCTGGTTGAACGTCTGCTGGGCGATGTCCTCGACGTCCTCGGTGCGGGCGGTGAGGCGGTGCGGCGGGTCCCAGGCGGTGACGGTGCCGCCGTAGGGGGCCGCACCGCCTTCCTTGGGCTCGTACTCCATCGGCCAGAGCCACCCGCCGGTGCCGGTGGTGATCGCGGCCCAGACCTGCTCGGGGTCGGCGTCGACGTCGAACTCGCGGACGATCTCGAATTCCTTGGACATGGTGCGGTGGCTCCTTATGCGTGCTCAGGCGCGGGGTCGGGGGTGGCGGTGGGCGCGGAGGTCGGCGCGGGTGTTTCGGGCGTTGCCGGGATCCGGGTTCTGACCGTGGGGTGGAGCGCGACGACGACGCGGTGCTCACGGCCACCTTCGGCGTGCTCGTCGTGGTACTTGGCGATGAGGGCGCTGACGCCGTGCGTCAGCTCCTCGACGAAGGCGGCCCGGTCGGCGGCGGAGGCGAAGCGCACCTCTCCGTCGAGTGCGTAGGTCGCGAGCCGCTTGCGGGCCCTGGCAGCGCCGGTGATGAGGGTGCCGACGTCCCGCACGAGGCGGGCGGCGACGGCGAGCAGCCAGCGGGCCGAGAGCTGGTCGCGGAAGCGGTCGGGGTCAGGCTGCACGGCGGCGAGGGC from Streptomyces formicae includes these protein-coding regions:
- a CDS encoding GNAT family N-acetyltransferase — its product is MEEPAESLRCDRIELRRWRMTDLDGLERTIHESLDHLVPWMPWAADPSRQHISDFLARNLDEWRTGQAFGYAITSDASLIGSCSLMRRIGPGGLEIGYWLHPRWTGRGLATTAAAALIHQGFHLTGIDRIEIHHDAANSASAGVARRLGFTEVERKPLPEGPLAPAETGVNVIWRMTAAQWRARTAIQHAQQAD
- a CDS encoding PaaI family thioesterase; translated protein: MDATELARQLLDPIPAHRTARIEVVRAVDGAAQVALETPPELTNVIGSLHSSGLITLVDAAGLAAIIAAAEHPDQFDGVVPLGAAASLRFTAPARGRLLASCRLSHTARAALRSVLAGEENRTTFTTHAEITDAEGTVVCSGHFDWSVRRPA
- a CDS encoding SpoIIE family protein phosphatase, whose amino-acid sequence is MSAVGGGPGAPGGEGWGDQAFAQAPCPFAVFDGDLRLVRANAGMERALSFTEGEMRGLRLPEIAPAAASEEAEETMRLAFETGEPQQVESSFPAAGSGPQGGWSASLAPLTGPGGRVRAVCLAVHQRADEHLVRRRMLLLNDAGARIGTSLDIVHTAQELADIAVPRLADHVVVDLCDLPQHADEPTAGPSERPLAMHRTAVRSVLDGSSGPLLAVGETAAYPEFSPVAECLEQERGARYGATDTAFARWAAGDPSAAWIRETGTHTVMVVPMRTRGITLGVALFGRSRRAEPFEVDDLWLAEELTARAAAGIHNARRYTRERTTTMTLQRSLLPHSLPDQAALEVASRYLPAGSRAGVGGDWFDVIPLSGARVALVVGDVVGHGIRASATMGQLRTAVRTLADVDLPPDELLTHLDDLVIRLSADESGAEGVGGIGTTCLYAVYDPVSRRCTLARAGHPPPAVVTPDAAVYLLDVPPGPPLGLGGLPFETIETELPEDSLIVLYTDGLLEAREGDIDEALDKMFTALAHPASALDTICDRVLAALLTHRPDDDIALLIARTRVLDSDRVAAWDLASDPAIVSEARRHATGQLAAWGLTDAAFITELIVSELVTNAIRYGRPPIQMRMIHENSTLICEVSDSSSTTPHMRRARTFDEGGRGLLLVAQLAQRWGTRHAPTGKTIWAEQSLTGA
- a CDS encoding transglycosylase SLT domain-containing protein gives rise to the protein MRLPVLPRRAASKAVRYLAGSTAAAAVALATSAVVAPTPAAAAPVSSQRLDVWINHALLIMKNEGIPGSYEGIRRNLMRESSGDPFAINLWDSNAKAGIPSKGLMQVIDPTFRTYHVDGTSWDIYDPIANIAAACNYAAQRYGSIDNVNGPY
- a CDS encoding glutamate--cysteine ligase, yielding MGRDVPALVFTREDRRRYRNKMQQCLDAFALMLRDERFESGRPQVGLEIELNLVDGAAEPTMRNTDVLEAIADPAWSSELGRFNLEINVPPRQLTAGGPDSWEKEIRDALNHAEMRASDVGAHLVMVGILPTLRQRDVGEAALSENPRYHLLNEQVFAARGEDLRISVDGVDRLRTYADTITPEAACTSTQFHLQVSPDEFAPYWNAAQAIAGVQVALAANSPFLFGKELWCETRIPLFEQATDTRPQEIKVQGVRPRVWFGERWITSVFDLFEENVRYFPALLPLCEDEEPLETLDGGDIPELGELTLHNGTIYRWNRPVYAVSRDRPHLRVENRVLPAGPTVADVLANGAFYYGLTRALVEEERPVWSRMSFSAAEDNLHTAARHGIDARLYWPGMGEVPVAELVLRRLLPLAHRGLELSGMDAAWREPLLGIIEQRCVTGRNGAVWQSEMFHRIADTSHVNHHEALRLMTRQYIDFMHLNAPAHTWPVD
- a CDS encoding ABC transporter substrate-binding protein — protein: MSRTAGGRRACRARTFVTAGAAVAGLLVAAGCSSGGDGPGEAAGGVPVVEKGKLTTCTHLPYPPFQFEQGGKVVGFDVALIDLVAKNLKVEQKILDTPFENFKTGAFLNSGECDLAAAGMTITDERKKNVDFSVPYFDATQALLATKKSGVRTLADVKAKNAKLGAQAETTGESYATSQGFDPVAFESSDAVLNGLRTGQVDAVVIDYPVVQGWLKDKANADAFALGENIETGEQYGFSVKKGNTKLLAAIDKAIKDAKADGTYNKLYKQWIGPLPQGQS
- a CDS encoding amino acid ABC transporter permease — translated: MTSRLTRRQRRRVSQGVQYAVFVAAVVAVAVLADWDRLQNQFAQKDLASQLFPDIITIALRNTVIYTLSGFLFGLVLGMIVALMRLSSVAPYRWVASVYIELFRGLPALLIFIFVGVAVPLAFPGVEIPGGVYGKVALGLGLVAAAYMAETIRAGIQAVPKGQMEAARSLGFSHARAMVSVIIPQAFRIVIPPLTNELVLLFKDSSLVLFLGVTLDERELTKFGRDLASQTANSTPILVAGLCYLLVTIPLSFVVRRLEARTAKAK
- a CDS encoding amino acid ABC transporter ATP-binding protein codes for the protein MAQNEIEIRGLHKSFGDNEVLRGIDLDVARGEVVCVIGPSGSGKSTLLRCVNLLEEPTAGRVFVGGTEVTDLDVDIDAVRRRIGMVFQQFNLFPHVTVAENLTLPQRRVLKRDKARAAAVARENLARVGLVDKADAYPAQLSGGQQQRVAIARALAMGPEVMLFDEPTSALDPELVGEVLAVMRVLAAEGMTMMVVTHEMSFAREVADRVVFMDGGVVVEQGPAEQVVGDPQHERTRNFLTRILDPAAAEEPGTGDKGEGGPVKQ
- a CDS encoding SRPBCC family protein — protein: MSKEFEIVREFDVDADPEQVWAAITTGTGGWLWPMEYEPKEGGAAPYGGTVTAWDPPHRLTARTEDVEDIAQQTFNQLDHVIEPREGGGCRVRYVHSGILVEDWDNQYDGANKHTDFYLHTLRQYLTHFAGRPVVYASLDAPAASTAPDALETVSRGLGLPDGAAEGTTVRLDLPGTGLVEAVVDYRNPYFIGLRTDSAMHRIFGRNHFGAPVGVSVHDFAPGADADGTARAWRTRLESFFTE
- a CDS encoding ArsR/SmtB family transcription factor; the protein is MWDVTVIEDPSAAAVSLDPMRARLLAELAAGPASAAMLAGRVGLPRQKVNYHLKALERHGLVELAGERRKGNVTERLMRATAASYVISPLALAAVQPDPDRFRDQLSARWLLAVAARLVRDVGTLITGAARARKRLATYALDGEVRFASAADRAAFVEELTHGVSALIAKYHDEHAEGGREHRVVVALHPTVRTRIPATPETPAPTSAPTATPDPAPEHA